Proteins encoded within one genomic window of Chroicocephalus ridibundus chromosome 7, bChrRid1.1, whole genome shotgun sequence:
- the ZNF804A gene encoding zinc finger protein 804A isoform X3: MECYYIVISSAHLSNGHFRNIKGVFRGPLSKNGNKTLRLKELKQREFARNVASKSRKDERKQEKALQRLHKLAELRKETTCLHLTRGTNSAPGSGPMFKSTTVTVRDHCNDIPQSAAIDSDNKQDFSCALMHDAQNCKDVASVISSTPGNACSNKSKANKCGDQVQGAQGHRVGFSFAFPKKAAIKLESSAAVFYEYNDETSVEHGLSRRSRFVPGACNLQSPSAAEIVLCPEEKHNCFHPLVEKCIDTAEAPEAQESKELVSEESRVLESPALTPAVSHSKQLVSSDMDVYGINVSAADLPDQMLPTVADSAQVLPLGCSSYELQANRALAQAVVEDCLSLQDGAGENDKDRNSDSSTVETEIKRLVADALVPSPSEEGGSGASQSKPDMRKRPCEPFVPVLSKHGSNILQWPSEMLIYTSTDPSISYSCNPLYFDFKSSRASDSQEKPKHQPNLPLLHHKTESNHSLVSDFINKPTSDCSCYKTEMNKNVCNYTVPLVSDVSLIRNCDLAKNQNKVSLDEPFRIRKIEKLHISKSHLRQNTVIDEKYNKAWIKESRDKWLRRSRKRKRRRKLCHYHHHCGDATAAEIEMSSVTEKEISYRDENKYQHLQNNPEKCRHDAGNIWLATGEIQQSHQKLGIENGPERVMSASDHVHGDRGWCGIWSAKSSSQHHGCKRLHRKSKTHSQRQAKKLASSSRRHNLRCSKTCCTWKVRRSSCSPERKCLGHCSEEKSPSQNQSIKRGYNVLTEEPEKSHRKRRQYNYSSSSEESSYRQKLSAEGYLRQACTLGTHHKAKGKRRRRKTRTHHVFCDRNTRSETSRPSKENSANSTLNILGDFLTQDSLDEATVDPKADHAKDTDETMQLEESKLSVETDSSHMPENNKLTASSAMDDGPGIFSDVVAGSAASLPEHSAPAAAGTQGALQDEKKKENVNSHENQARYKVLLPNKHLEQVPSKSYLCHYELAESLPHEKMNEVTHEWVQCSPAIFSSPPALPFKEAHVNSHTFLTTEQLIAPFTVPNQTLIFPPDNHEKFKDLPSEAYQQIMPQNMLASKGKFTFPPPAIQPPNSPLQPLPLQPPLCSTSVTTIHHTILQQHAAASTLKVLQPHQQFLSQVPALSRAPLPHLPVGPRLCPGGHAAFVAPPHLPLLPPSVLHPAQLAFPPLPHTIFPSLLSPHPAVIPLQPLF; this comes from the exons AGACTAAAGGAACTGAAACAGAGGGAGTTTGCTCGAAACGTAGCATCTAAGTCACgaaaagatgaaaggaaacaagaaaaagccCTTCAACGTTTGCACAAGCTAGCTGAGCTAAGGAAAGAGACGACGTG CCTTCATCTCACCAGAGGAACTAACAG tGCTCCTGGAAGCGGCCCTATGTTCAAATCCACTACAGTGACTGTGAGAGATCATTGCAATGATATCCCACAAAGTGCTGCCATAGATTCTGACAACAAACAAGATTTCAGCTGTGCATTAATGCACGATGCACAGAATTGTAAAGACGTTGCTTCTGTTATTTCTTCCACTCCTGGAAATGCATGTAGTAATAAATCCAAGGCTAACAAATGTGGAGATCAGGTACAAGGAGCTCAAGGACATAgagttgggttttcttttgcttttcctaagAAAGCAGCAATCAAACTGGagtcttcagctgctgttttctaTGAATATAATGATGAAACATCTGTGGAGCACGGACTTAGCAGAAGAAGTAGGTTTGTTCCAGGAGCGTGTAACCTTCAGTCGCCTTCAGCGGCAGAAATAGTCCTGTGCCCTGAGGAGAAACATAACTGCTTTCACCCACTGGTGGAAAAATGCATAGACACAGCAGAAGCTCCTGAAGCTCAGGAGTCAAAAGAGCTGGTCAGTGAAGAAAGCAGGGTGCTAGAGTCTCCCGCATTAACTCCTGCTGTGTCCCATTCAAAGCAGCTGGTGTCCTCGGACATGGATGTCTATGGTATTAATGTAAGTGCAGCAGACTTACCGGACCAAATGCTGCCCACGGTGGCAGACAGTGCTCaggtcctgcccctgggctgcagcagttACGAGCTGCAGGCAAACAGGGCTCTTGCACAGGCGGTTGTGGAGGATTGTTTATCTCTGCAGGATGGTGCAGGGGAAAATGATAAAGACAGGAACAGTGACTCATCCACagttgaaactgaaataaaaaggctGGTGGCAGATGCATTAGTTCCATCACCATCTGAAGAAGGTGGTAGTGGAGCCTCGCAAAGCAAACCAGACATGCGGAAGAGACCTTGTGAACCCTTTGTTCCTGTTCTTAGCAAACATGGATCAAATATTCTTCAGTGGCCATCGGAAATGTTAATTTACACAAGTACAGACCCATCAATTTCTTACAGCTGTAATCCTTTATATTTTGATTTCAAGTCATCAAGAGCAAGTGACAGCCAAGAAAAGCCCAAGCATCAGCCAAACTTACCTCTTTTGCACCATAAAACTGAATCCAACCATAGCTTAGTCTCGGATTTTATAAATAAACCTACTTCAGATTGTAGTTgttacaaaacagaaatgaataaaaatgtgtGCAACTATACAGTACCCCTTGTAAGTGATGTGTCCCTTATCAGAAATTGTGATCTtgcaaaaaatcaaaataaagtgTCCTTGGATGAGCCGTTCAGGATTCGAAAAATTGAGAAGCTTCACATTTCTAAAAGTCACTTGCGACAAAACACTGTGATAGATGAGAAATATAACAAAGCGTGGATCAAAGAAAGCCGTGACAAATGGCTTCGCAGAAGTAGAAAacggaaaaggagaagaaaattatgtCATTATCATCATCACTGTGGGGACGCTACAGCAGCAGAAATTGAAATGTCCTCAgtgactgaaaaagaaattagttacagagatgaaaataaatatcagCACCTCCAAAATAATCCAGAGAAGTGCAGACATGATGCAGGGAATATCTGGCTAGCTACAGGTGAGATACAGCAGTCACATCAAAAACTTGGCATTGAAAATGGTCCTGAGAGAGTCATGTCTGCATCAGATCATGTACATGGGGACAGAGGCTGGTGTGGCATTTGGAGTGCAAAAAGTAGCAGCCAACACCATGGTTGTAAACGACTGCACAGAAAGAGCAAAACACACTCTCAGAGACAGGCAAAGAAGCTGGCATCGAGTTCCAGGAGGCACAATTTAAGGTGTTCTAAAACATGTTGTACCTGGAAAGTCAGGAGGTCAAGCTGCAGCCCAGAGCGTAAATGCTTAGGAcactgcagtgaggagaagaGTCCAAGTCAAAACCAGTCCATAAAGAGAGGTTACAACGTTCTGACAGAGGAACCTGAAAAATCCCACCGCAAGCGGAGACAGTATAACTATTCCTCTTCATCAGAGGAAAGCTCATACAGACAGAAATTATCAGCAGAGGGATATCTAAGGCAAGCATGTACTTTAGGTACACATCACAAGGCAAAAGGGAAACGCAGGAGAAGGAAAACTAGAACCCATCACGTGTTTTGTGACAGGAACACAAGAAGTGAGACCTCCAGACCTTCCAAAGAAAATTCTGCAAATTCCACATTAAATATTCTGGGGGACTTCTTGACTCAAGACAGTCTAGACGAAGCTACTGTAGATCCCAAAGCTGATCATGCAAAAGATACGGATGAGACAATGCAGCTGGAGGAAAGTAAGTTATCTGTAGAAACTGATAGTTCACACATGCCAGAAAACAACAAACTGACAGCGTCCTCAGCGATGGATGATGGTCCGGGTATATTTTCTGATGTCGTCGCAggttctgctgcttctcttcctgagcacagtgctccagcagctgctggcacacaGGGTGCTCtgcaagatgaaaagaaaaaagaaaatgtcaacagTCATGAAAATCAAGCTCGTTACAAAGTTCTCCTCCCCAACAAACATTTGGAACAAGTTCCTTCTAAATCCTATCTTTGCCATTATGAACTGGCCGAATCTCTACCACATGAGAAAATGAATGAGGTGACACATGAATGGGTACAGTGTAGTCCTGCCATATTTAGCAGCCCACCAGCCTTGCCATTCAAAGAAGCACATGTAAACAGTCATACCTTTTTAACTACCGAGCAGTTAATAGCCCCCTTCACCGTGCCCAATCAGACATTGATATTCCCTCCGGATAACCACGAAAAATTCAAAGATCTCCCATCTGAGGCGTATCAGCAGATCATGCCACAAAACATGCTGGCCAGCAAAGGGAAGTtcaccttccctcccccagcGATCCAGCCCCCGAACTCCCCGCTACAGCCCTTACCCTTGCAGCCACCGCTGTGTTCTACCTCTGTAACCACCATCCATCACACCATCCTACAGCAGCACGCTGCCGCCAGTACGTTGAAGgttctccagccccaccagcagttCCTTTCACAGGTCCCAGCTCTTTCCAGAGCGCCTTTACCTCATCTACCAGTAGGACCCAGGCTTTGCCCAGGAGGCCACGCAGCTTTCGTCGCCCCGCCACATTTGCCGCTGCTGCCACCCTCCGTCCTGCACCCGGCCCAGCTGGCGTTTCCCCCACTGCCGCACACCATCTTCCCATCCCTGCTGTCTCCGCACCCGGCTGTCATTCCCCTGCAGCCACTCTTTTAG
- the ZNF804A gene encoding zinc finger protein 804A isoform X1: MECYYIVISSAHLSNGHFRNIKGVFRGPLSKNGNKTLDYAEKKNTIAKALEDLKANFYCELCDKQYYKHQEFDNHINSYDHAHKQRLKELKQREFARNVASKSRKDERKQEKALQRLHKLAELRKETTCLHLTRGTNSAPGSGPMFKSTTVTVRDHCNDIPQSAAIDSDNKQDFSCALMHDAQNCKDVASVISSTPGNACSNKSKANKCGDQVQGAQGHRVGFSFAFPKKAAIKLESSAAVFYEYNDETSVEHGLSRRSRFVPGACNLQSPSAAEIVLCPEEKHNCFHPLVEKCIDTAEAPEAQESKELVSEESRVLESPALTPAVSHSKQLVSSDMDVYGINVSAADLPDQMLPTVADSAQVLPLGCSSYELQANRALAQAVVEDCLSLQDGAGENDKDRNSDSSTVETEIKRLVADALVPSPSEEGGSGASQSKPDMRKRPCEPFVPVLSKHGSNILQWPSEMLIYTSTDPSISYSCNPLYFDFKSSRASDSQEKPKHQPNLPLLHHKTESNHSLVSDFINKPTSDCSCYKTEMNKNVCNYTVPLVSDVSLIRNCDLAKNQNKVSLDEPFRIRKIEKLHISKSHLRQNTVIDEKYNKAWIKESRDKWLRRSRKRKRRRKLCHYHHHCGDATAAEIEMSSVTEKEISYRDENKYQHLQNNPEKCRHDAGNIWLATGEIQQSHQKLGIENGPERVMSASDHVHGDRGWCGIWSAKSSSQHHGCKRLHRKSKTHSQRQAKKLASSSRRHNLRCSKTCCTWKVRRSSCSPERKCLGHCSEEKSPSQNQSIKRGYNVLTEEPEKSHRKRRQYNYSSSSEESSYRQKLSAEGYLRQACTLGTHHKAKGKRRRRKTRTHHVFCDRNTRSETSRPSKENSANSTLNILGDFLTQDSLDEATVDPKADHAKDTDETMQLEESKLSVETDSSHMPENNKLTASSAMDDGPGIFSDVVAGSAASLPEHSAPAAAGTQGALQDEKKKENVNSHENQARYKVLLPNKHLEQVPSKSYLCHYELAESLPHEKMNEVTHEWVQCSPAIFSSPPALPFKEAHVNSHTFLTTEQLIAPFTVPNQTLIFPPDNHEKFKDLPSEAYQQIMPQNMLASKGKFTFPPPAIQPPNSPLQPLPLQPPLCSTSVTTIHHTILQQHAAASTLKVLQPHQQFLSQVPALSRAPLPHLPVGPRLCPGGHAAFVAPPHLPLLPPSVLHPAQLAFPPLPHTIFPSLLSPHPAVIPLQPLF; encoded by the exons AGACTAAAGGAACTGAAACAGAGGGAGTTTGCTCGAAACGTAGCATCTAAGTCACgaaaagatgaaaggaaacaagaaaaagccCTTCAACGTTTGCACAAGCTAGCTGAGCTAAGGAAAGAGACGACGTG CCTTCATCTCACCAGAGGAACTAACAG tGCTCCTGGAAGCGGCCCTATGTTCAAATCCACTACAGTGACTGTGAGAGATCATTGCAATGATATCCCACAAAGTGCTGCCATAGATTCTGACAACAAACAAGATTTCAGCTGTGCATTAATGCACGATGCACAGAATTGTAAAGACGTTGCTTCTGTTATTTCTTCCACTCCTGGAAATGCATGTAGTAATAAATCCAAGGCTAACAAATGTGGAGATCAGGTACAAGGAGCTCAAGGACATAgagttgggttttcttttgcttttcctaagAAAGCAGCAATCAAACTGGagtcttcagctgctgttttctaTGAATATAATGATGAAACATCTGTGGAGCACGGACTTAGCAGAAGAAGTAGGTTTGTTCCAGGAGCGTGTAACCTTCAGTCGCCTTCAGCGGCAGAAATAGTCCTGTGCCCTGAGGAGAAACATAACTGCTTTCACCCACTGGTGGAAAAATGCATAGACACAGCAGAAGCTCCTGAAGCTCAGGAGTCAAAAGAGCTGGTCAGTGAAGAAAGCAGGGTGCTAGAGTCTCCCGCATTAACTCCTGCTGTGTCCCATTCAAAGCAGCTGGTGTCCTCGGACATGGATGTCTATGGTATTAATGTAAGTGCAGCAGACTTACCGGACCAAATGCTGCCCACGGTGGCAGACAGTGCTCaggtcctgcccctgggctgcagcagttACGAGCTGCAGGCAAACAGGGCTCTTGCACAGGCGGTTGTGGAGGATTGTTTATCTCTGCAGGATGGTGCAGGGGAAAATGATAAAGACAGGAACAGTGACTCATCCACagttgaaactgaaataaaaaggctGGTGGCAGATGCATTAGTTCCATCACCATCTGAAGAAGGTGGTAGTGGAGCCTCGCAAAGCAAACCAGACATGCGGAAGAGACCTTGTGAACCCTTTGTTCCTGTTCTTAGCAAACATGGATCAAATATTCTTCAGTGGCCATCGGAAATGTTAATTTACACAAGTACAGACCCATCAATTTCTTACAGCTGTAATCCTTTATATTTTGATTTCAAGTCATCAAGAGCAAGTGACAGCCAAGAAAAGCCCAAGCATCAGCCAAACTTACCTCTTTTGCACCATAAAACTGAATCCAACCATAGCTTAGTCTCGGATTTTATAAATAAACCTACTTCAGATTGTAGTTgttacaaaacagaaatgaataaaaatgtgtGCAACTATACAGTACCCCTTGTAAGTGATGTGTCCCTTATCAGAAATTGTGATCTtgcaaaaaatcaaaataaagtgTCCTTGGATGAGCCGTTCAGGATTCGAAAAATTGAGAAGCTTCACATTTCTAAAAGTCACTTGCGACAAAACACTGTGATAGATGAGAAATATAACAAAGCGTGGATCAAAGAAAGCCGTGACAAATGGCTTCGCAGAAGTAGAAAacggaaaaggagaagaaaattatgtCATTATCATCATCACTGTGGGGACGCTACAGCAGCAGAAATTGAAATGTCCTCAgtgactgaaaaagaaattagttacagagatgaaaataaatatcagCACCTCCAAAATAATCCAGAGAAGTGCAGACATGATGCAGGGAATATCTGGCTAGCTACAGGTGAGATACAGCAGTCACATCAAAAACTTGGCATTGAAAATGGTCCTGAGAGAGTCATGTCTGCATCAGATCATGTACATGGGGACAGAGGCTGGTGTGGCATTTGGAGTGCAAAAAGTAGCAGCCAACACCATGGTTGTAAACGACTGCACAGAAAGAGCAAAACACACTCTCAGAGACAGGCAAAGAAGCTGGCATCGAGTTCCAGGAGGCACAATTTAAGGTGTTCTAAAACATGTTGTACCTGGAAAGTCAGGAGGTCAAGCTGCAGCCCAGAGCGTAAATGCTTAGGAcactgcagtgaggagaagaGTCCAAGTCAAAACCAGTCCATAAAGAGAGGTTACAACGTTCTGACAGAGGAACCTGAAAAATCCCACCGCAAGCGGAGACAGTATAACTATTCCTCTTCATCAGAGGAAAGCTCATACAGACAGAAATTATCAGCAGAGGGATATCTAAGGCAAGCATGTACTTTAGGTACACATCACAAGGCAAAAGGGAAACGCAGGAGAAGGAAAACTAGAACCCATCACGTGTTTTGTGACAGGAACACAAGAAGTGAGACCTCCAGACCTTCCAAAGAAAATTCTGCAAATTCCACATTAAATATTCTGGGGGACTTCTTGACTCAAGACAGTCTAGACGAAGCTACTGTAGATCCCAAAGCTGATCATGCAAAAGATACGGATGAGACAATGCAGCTGGAGGAAAGTAAGTTATCTGTAGAAACTGATAGTTCACACATGCCAGAAAACAACAAACTGACAGCGTCCTCAGCGATGGATGATGGTCCGGGTATATTTTCTGATGTCGTCGCAggttctgctgcttctcttcctgagcacagtgctccagcagctgctggcacacaGGGTGCTCtgcaagatgaaaagaaaaaagaaaatgtcaacagTCATGAAAATCAAGCTCGTTACAAAGTTCTCCTCCCCAACAAACATTTGGAACAAGTTCCTTCTAAATCCTATCTTTGCCATTATGAACTGGCCGAATCTCTACCACATGAGAAAATGAATGAGGTGACACATGAATGGGTACAGTGTAGTCCTGCCATATTTAGCAGCCCACCAGCCTTGCCATTCAAAGAAGCACATGTAAACAGTCATACCTTTTTAACTACCGAGCAGTTAATAGCCCCCTTCACCGTGCCCAATCAGACATTGATATTCCCTCCGGATAACCACGAAAAATTCAAAGATCTCCCATCTGAGGCGTATCAGCAGATCATGCCACAAAACATGCTGGCCAGCAAAGGGAAGTtcaccttccctcccccagcGATCCAGCCCCCGAACTCCCCGCTACAGCCCTTACCCTTGCAGCCACCGCTGTGTTCTACCTCTGTAACCACCATCCATCACACCATCCTACAGCAGCACGCTGCCGCCAGTACGTTGAAGgttctccagccccaccagcagttCCTTTCACAGGTCCCAGCTCTTTCCAGAGCGCCTTTACCTCATCTACCAGTAGGACCCAGGCTTTGCCCAGGAGGCCACGCAGCTTTCGTCGCCCCGCCACATTTGCCGCTGCTGCCACCCTCCGTCCTGCACCCGGCCCAGCTGGCGTTTCCCCCACTGCCGCACACCATCTTCCCATCCCTGCTGTCTCCGCACCCGGCTGTCATTCCCCTGCAGCCACTCTTTTAG
- the ZNF804A gene encoding zinc finger protein 804A isoform X2, with product MECYYIVISSAHLSNGHFRNIKGVFRGPLSKNGNKTLDYAEKKNTIAKALEDLKANFYCELCDKQYYKHQEFDNHINSYDHAHKQRLKELKQREFARNVASKSRKDERKQEKALQRLHKLAELRKETTCAPGSGPMFKSTTVTVRDHCNDIPQSAAIDSDNKQDFSCALMHDAQNCKDVASVISSTPGNACSNKSKANKCGDQVQGAQGHRVGFSFAFPKKAAIKLESSAAVFYEYNDETSVEHGLSRRSRFVPGACNLQSPSAAEIVLCPEEKHNCFHPLVEKCIDTAEAPEAQESKELVSEESRVLESPALTPAVSHSKQLVSSDMDVYGINVSAADLPDQMLPTVADSAQVLPLGCSSYELQANRALAQAVVEDCLSLQDGAGENDKDRNSDSSTVETEIKRLVADALVPSPSEEGGSGASQSKPDMRKRPCEPFVPVLSKHGSNILQWPSEMLIYTSTDPSISYSCNPLYFDFKSSRASDSQEKPKHQPNLPLLHHKTESNHSLVSDFINKPTSDCSCYKTEMNKNVCNYTVPLVSDVSLIRNCDLAKNQNKVSLDEPFRIRKIEKLHISKSHLRQNTVIDEKYNKAWIKESRDKWLRRSRKRKRRRKLCHYHHHCGDATAAEIEMSSVTEKEISYRDENKYQHLQNNPEKCRHDAGNIWLATGEIQQSHQKLGIENGPERVMSASDHVHGDRGWCGIWSAKSSSQHHGCKRLHRKSKTHSQRQAKKLASSSRRHNLRCSKTCCTWKVRRSSCSPERKCLGHCSEEKSPSQNQSIKRGYNVLTEEPEKSHRKRRQYNYSSSSEESSYRQKLSAEGYLRQACTLGTHHKAKGKRRRRKTRTHHVFCDRNTRSETSRPSKENSANSTLNILGDFLTQDSLDEATVDPKADHAKDTDETMQLEESKLSVETDSSHMPENNKLTASSAMDDGPGIFSDVVAGSAASLPEHSAPAAAGTQGALQDEKKKENVNSHENQARYKVLLPNKHLEQVPSKSYLCHYELAESLPHEKMNEVTHEWVQCSPAIFSSPPALPFKEAHVNSHTFLTTEQLIAPFTVPNQTLIFPPDNHEKFKDLPSEAYQQIMPQNMLASKGKFTFPPPAIQPPNSPLQPLPLQPPLCSTSVTTIHHTILQQHAAASTLKVLQPHQQFLSQVPALSRAPLPHLPVGPRLCPGGHAAFVAPPHLPLLPPSVLHPAQLAFPPLPHTIFPSLLSPHPAVIPLQPLF from the exons AGACTAAAGGAACTGAAACAGAGGGAGTTTGCTCGAAACGTAGCATCTAAGTCACgaaaagatgaaaggaaacaagaaaaagccCTTCAACGTTTGCACAAGCTAGCTGAGCTAAGGAAAGAGACGACGTG tGCTCCTGGAAGCGGCCCTATGTTCAAATCCACTACAGTGACTGTGAGAGATCATTGCAATGATATCCCACAAAGTGCTGCCATAGATTCTGACAACAAACAAGATTTCAGCTGTGCATTAATGCACGATGCACAGAATTGTAAAGACGTTGCTTCTGTTATTTCTTCCACTCCTGGAAATGCATGTAGTAATAAATCCAAGGCTAACAAATGTGGAGATCAGGTACAAGGAGCTCAAGGACATAgagttgggttttcttttgcttttcctaagAAAGCAGCAATCAAACTGGagtcttcagctgctgttttctaTGAATATAATGATGAAACATCTGTGGAGCACGGACTTAGCAGAAGAAGTAGGTTTGTTCCAGGAGCGTGTAACCTTCAGTCGCCTTCAGCGGCAGAAATAGTCCTGTGCCCTGAGGAGAAACATAACTGCTTTCACCCACTGGTGGAAAAATGCATAGACACAGCAGAAGCTCCTGAAGCTCAGGAGTCAAAAGAGCTGGTCAGTGAAGAAAGCAGGGTGCTAGAGTCTCCCGCATTAACTCCTGCTGTGTCCCATTCAAAGCAGCTGGTGTCCTCGGACATGGATGTCTATGGTATTAATGTAAGTGCAGCAGACTTACCGGACCAAATGCTGCCCACGGTGGCAGACAGTGCTCaggtcctgcccctgggctgcagcagttACGAGCTGCAGGCAAACAGGGCTCTTGCACAGGCGGTTGTGGAGGATTGTTTATCTCTGCAGGATGGTGCAGGGGAAAATGATAAAGACAGGAACAGTGACTCATCCACagttgaaactgaaataaaaaggctGGTGGCAGATGCATTAGTTCCATCACCATCTGAAGAAGGTGGTAGTGGAGCCTCGCAAAGCAAACCAGACATGCGGAAGAGACCTTGTGAACCCTTTGTTCCTGTTCTTAGCAAACATGGATCAAATATTCTTCAGTGGCCATCGGAAATGTTAATTTACACAAGTACAGACCCATCAATTTCTTACAGCTGTAATCCTTTATATTTTGATTTCAAGTCATCAAGAGCAAGTGACAGCCAAGAAAAGCCCAAGCATCAGCCAAACTTACCTCTTTTGCACCATAAAACTGAATCCAACCATAGCTTAGTCTCGGATTTTATAAATAAACCTACTTCAGATTGTAGTTgttacaaaacagaaatgaataaaaatgtgtGCAACTATACAGTACCCCTTGTAAGTGATGTGTCCCTTATCAGAAATTGTGATCTtgcaaaaaatcaaaataaagtgTCCTTGGATGAGCCGTTCAGGATTCGAAAAATTGAGAAGCTTCACATTTCTAAAAGTCACTTGCGACAAAACACTGTGATAGATGAGAAATATAACAAAGCGTGGATCAAAGAAAGCCGTGACAAATGGCTTCGCAGAAGTAGAAAacggaaaaggagaagaaaattatgtCATTATCATCATCACTGTGGGGACGCTACAGCAGCAGAAATTGAAATGTCCTCAgtgactgaaaaagaaattagttacagagatgaaaataaatatcagCACCTCCAAAATAATCCAGAGAAGTGCAGACATGATGCAGGGAATATCTGGCTAGCTACAGGTGAGATACAGCAGTCACATCAAAAACTTGGCATTGAAAATGGTCCTGAGAGAGTCATGTCTGCATCAGATCATGTACATGGGGACAGAGGCTGGTGTGGCATTTGGAGTGCAAAAAGTAGCAGCCAACACCATGGTTGTAAACGACTGCACAGAAAGAGCAAAACACACTCTCAGAGACAGGCAAAGAAGCTGGCATCGAGTTCCAGGAGGCACAATTTAAGGTGTTCTAAAACATGTTGTACCTGGAAAGTCAGGAGGTCAAGCTGCAGCCCAGAGCGTAAATGCTTAGGAcactgcagtgaggagaagaGTCCAAGTCAAAACCAGTCCATAAAGAGAGGTTACAACGTTCTGACAGAGGAACCTGAAAAATCCCACCGCAAGCGGAGACAGTATAACTATTCCTCTTCATCAGAGGAAAGCTCATACAGACAGAAATTATCAGCAGAGGGATATCTAAGGCAAGCATGTACTTTAGGTACACATCACAAGGCAAAAGGGAAACGCAGGAGAAGGAAAACTAGAACCCATCACGTGTTTTGTGACAGGAACACAAGAAGTGAGACCTCCAGACCTTCCAAAGAAAATTCTGCAAATTCCACATTAAATATTCTGGGGGACTTCTTGACTCAAGACAGTCTAGACGAAGCTACTGTAGATCCCAAAGCTGATCATGCAAAAGATACGGATGAGACAATGCAGCTGGAGGAAAGTAAGTTATCTGTAGAAACTGATAGTTCACACATGCCAGAAAACAACAAACTGACAGCGTCCTCAGCGATGGATGATGGTCCGGGTATATTTTCTGATGTCGTCGCAggttctgctgcttctcttcctgagcacagtgctccagcagctgctggcacacaGGGTGCTCtgcaagatgaaaagaaaaaagaaaatgtcaacagTCATGAAAATCAAGCTCGTTACAAAGTTCTCCTCCCCAACAAACATTTGGAACAAGTTCCTTCTAAATCCTATCTTTGCCATTATGAACTGGCCGAATCTCTACCACATGAGAAAATGAATGAGGTGACACATGAATGGGTACAGTGTAGTCCTGCCATATTTAGCAGCCCACCAGCCTTGCCATTCAAAGAAGCACATGTAAACAGTCATACCTTTTTAACTACCGAGCAGTTAATAGCCCCCTTCACCGTGCCCAATCAGACATTGATATTCCCTCCGGATAACCACGAAAAATTCAAAGATCTCCCATCTGAGGCGTATCAGCAGATCATGCCACAAAACATGCTGGCCAGCAAAGGGAAGTtcaccttccctcccccagcGATCCAGCCCCCGAACTCCCCGCTACAGCCCTTACCCTTGCAGCCACCGCTGTGTTCTACCTCTGTAACCACCATCCATCACACCATCCTACAGCAGCACGCTGCCGCCAGTACGTTGAAGgttctccagccccaccagcagttCCTTTCACAGGTCCCAGCTCTTTCCAGAGCGCCTTTACCTCATCTACCAGTAGGACCCAGGCTTTGCCCAGGAGGCCACGCAGCTTTCGTCGCCCCGCCACATTTGCCGCTGCTGCCACCCTCCGTCCTGCACCCGGCCCAGCTGGCGTTTCCCCCACTGCCGCACACCATCTTCCCATCCCTGCTGTCTCCGCACCCGGCTGTCATTCCCCTGCAGCCACTCTTTTAG